From the genome of Psychrilyobacter atlanticus DSM 19335, one region includes:
- a CDS encoding HD domain-containing protein: protein MQNINRKAKRYIEILLEFPVIDQLKEMEDLGVSVTTHTYDVLEIAIRDLKKSYRNLKRAGEELDLFAMLVGIIIHDTSKASLRVGGDSILSHSQVMLKKPDRIRKEATGILKKMEEETGLILDPNTERKIVHIVLSHHGRWGRVTPSTKEALMVHKADEYSAKYHRINPIGADKIVELMAKGHSLDEIKDKLDCTSGIIKDRLKRAKVELKLKTNKQLLNYYNANKKIVIGDEFFIKRITETKDLIRRVDKFGFETLVKQCELFNHFNDNKIFDRDL from the coding sequence ATGCAAAATATTAATAGAAAAGCAAAAAGATATATAGAGATATTGTTGGAATTTCCGGTAATAGATCAATTGAAAGAGATGGAAGATTTAGGGGTTTCTGTAACAACTCATACCTATGATGTTTTGGAGATTGCCATAAGAGATCTAAAGAAATCTTATCGTAACCTAAAAAGAGCAGGAGAAGAGTTAGACCTATTTGCTATGCTTGTGGGAATCATAATTCATGATACTTCAAAAGCAAGTTTAAGGGTAGGAGGAGATTCTATCTTATCTCATAGTCAGGTAATGTTGAAAAAGCCTGATAGGATAAGAAAAGAAGCTACAGGAATATTAAAGAAGATGGAAGAGGAAACTGGATTGATCTTGGATCCTAATACTGAGAGAAAGATAGTTCATATTGTGCTGTCTCACCATGGTAGATGGGGAAGAGTTACTCCAAGTACTAAGGAAGCTCTTATGGTTCATAAAGCTGATGAATACTCGGCAAAATATCATAGGATAAATCCTATTGGTGCGGATAAAATAGTAGAATTAATGGCGAAAGGTCATAGTTTGGACGAAATTAAAGATAAACTGGATTGTACTAGTGGCATTATAAAAGATAGGCTTAAAAGAGCAAAGGTAGAGTTGAAATTAAAAACAAATAAGCAACTACTAAATTATTATAATGCCAACAAAAAGATTGTTATCGGGGATGAATTCTTCATAAAAAGAATCACTGAGACAAAGGACTTAATTAGAAGAGTAGATAAATTTGGATTTGAAACATTGGTAAAACAGTGTGAATTATTCAATCATTTTAACGATAATAAAATATTTGATAGAGATCTGTAA
- a CDS encoding TlyA family RNA methyltransferase has translation MKERLDVLLVQQGFFETRERAKRAIMAGVVIVDNKKIEKAGTAIKWTDEFPEIRIKGEVLKYASRGGLKLEKAIKIWNLDFSGKKILDVGASTGGFTDCALQHGAAFAYSMDVGTNQLDWKLRKHEQVKSIEGTHIKDLTLEEIDNSEIDFIVMDVSFISITKVIPHLIKFMNEDTKLMALIKPQFEVGRENIEKGGIVKDPKKHKMAIDMVVESAAEHGMKLHQLDFSPITGGKGNIEYISLFSLAETKNTIDIDKVVEESKKLR, from the coding sequence ATGAAAGAAAGATTAGATGTACTTTTGGTACAACAAGGTTTTTTTGAAACAAGGGAAAGAGCTAAAAGAGCTATTATGGCAGGAGTTGTAATAGTGGATAATAAAAAAATAGAAAAAGCAGGTACCGCGATAAAATGGACCGATGAATTCCCTGAGATTAGGATCAAAGGGGAAGTTTTGAAATATGCCAGTCGTGGAGGGCTTAAGTTAGAAAAAGCTATAAAGATATGGAACCTTGATTTTTCAGGGAAAAAAATACTAGATGTAGGAGCTTCTACAGGTGGATTCACAGATTGTGCACTGCAACATGGTGCAGCTTTTGCCTATTCTATGGATGTAGGAACCAATCAATTAGACTGGAAACTTCGTAAACATGAACAGGTAAAATCTATCGAAGGTACACATATAAAAGATCTTACTTTAGAAGAAATTGATAATAGTGAAATAGATTTTATTGTTATGGATGTGTCTTTTATCTCTATAACTAAGGTAATTCCCCATCTGATTAAATTTATGAATGAAGATACTAAATTAATGGCTTTAATTAAGCCACAATTTGAGGTAGGACGTGAAAACATTGAAAAAGGTGGGATAGTAAAAGATCCTAAGAAGCACAAGATGGCCATAGATATGGTAGTAGAAAGTGCAGCTGAACATGGAATGAAATTACATCAATTAGACTTTTCTCCTATAACAGGCGGGAAAGGAAATATAGAATATATCTCATTATTTTCATTGGCAGAGACTAAAAACACTATAGATATAGATAAAGTTGTAGAAGAGAGTAAAAAGTTAAGATAA
- the rsmI gene encoding 16S rRNA (cytidine(1402)-2'-O)-methyltransferase, with product MLYIVATPIGNLEDMTYRGVRILKEADYIFAEDTRVTKKLLNHFEIENIVYRYDEHTKGHQVDNIINLLLEGKDIALVTDAGTPCISDPGYEVVDAALNKDIKVVPVAGVSALTAAASVAGISMKRIAFEGFLPKKKGRQTLLKELAKEERVVVLYESPHRILKTVKEVNEYFGDRYVIIIREITKMYEEIIRGKTSEIIERLEANPIKGEIVLLIKEEEITKKREKVNKYARD from the coding sequence ATGTTATATATTGTAGCAACTCCAATAGGTAACCTAGAGGACATGACTTATAGAGGAGTAAGAATTCTAAAAGAAGCAGATTATATATTTGCTGAAGACACTAGGGTAACTAAAAAACTATTAAATCATTTCGAAATTGAAAATATAGTATACAGGTACGATGAACATACTAAGGGACATCAAGTTGATAATATAATAAACTTGCTTTTAGAAGGAAAAGATATAGCCTTAGTTACAGATGCAGGAACACCTTGTATTTCAGACCCTGGGTATGAAGTGGTGGATGCTGCCCTTAATAAGGATATAAAAGTAGTTCCTGTAGCAGGTGTAAGTGCACTTACGGCCGCCGCTTCAGTAGCTGGAATATCTATGAAAAGGATTGCTTTTGAAGGGTTTTTACCTAAGAAAAAAGGAAGACAAACTCTGTTAAAAGAGCTGGCTAAAGAGGAAAGGGTAGTTGTGTTATATGAATCTCCCCATAGAATCTTAAAAACTGTAAAGGAAGTCAATGAATATTTTGGAGACAGATATGTAATAATAATTAGAGAAATTACAAAGATGTATGAAGAGATAATCAGAGGGAAAACTTCAGAAATAATCGAAAGATTAGAAGCTAATCCTATAAAAGGTGAAATTGTTCTTTTGATAAAGGAAGAAGAAATAACTAAAAAAAGAGAAAAAGTAAATAAATATGCAAGAGATTAA
- the ylqF gene encoding ribosome biogenesis GTPase YlqF — MSMTKINWYPGHMKKTKEMIVENMKIIDIVLDIVDARIPLSSRNPEIAKFAKGKKRIVLLNKADLVEKYELAYWKNYFEENNLADHVLEISAETGYNMKTLFAIIDEVAKEKLEKMKKKGLRKVQTRLMIAGIPNVGKSKLINRIVGKKITGVGNKPGFTRGKQWVRIKEGLELLDTPGILWPKFEDQRIGYNLAIAGAIKDEILPIEEVASLLIKKMIRYKKSKVLQDKYKLTDEDMQEIPEIILDRIALRMRMILSGDRVNTKQAALTLLRDYRAKKLGKFGLDKDMSE; from the coding sequence ATGTCGATGACAAAAATAAACTGGTATCCTGGTCATATGAAAAAAACCAAGGAAATGATAGTTGAGAATATGAAGATAATAGATATCGTGTTAGATATCGTAGATGCTAGAATTCCACTTTCAAGTAGAAATCCAGAGATAGCAAAATTTGCTAAAGGGAAAAAAAGAATAGTTCTTTTAAATAAGGCTGACTTAGTAGAAAAATATGAGTTAGCATATTGGAAAAATTATTTTGAAGAAAATAACCTAGCTGACCATGTATTGGAGATCTCAGCTGAAACTGGATACAATATGAAAACTTTGTTTGCAATAATAGATGAAGTAGCTAAAGAAAAACTAGAAAAAATGAAGAAAAAAGGTCTGAGAAAGGTTCAAACAAGACTTATGATTGCTGGTATTCCAAATGTTGGAAAATCTAAATTAATCAATAGAATTGTTGGTAAAAAAATAACTGGTGTAGGAAATAAACCAGGATTTACCAGAGGTAAACAATGGGTTAGAATAAAGGAAGGTTTAGAATTACTGGATACTCCTGGAATTTTATGGCCTAAATTTGAAGATCAGAGAATTGGATATAACTTAGCAATAGCAGGAGCTATAAAAGATGAGATCTTACCAATTGAAGAGGTAGCTAGTCTATTAATAAAAAAAATGATTAGATATAAAAAATCAAAAGTTCTTCAAGATAAATATAAGTTAACAGATGAAGATATGCAAGAGATCCCTGAGATTATTTTAGATAGGATTGCCCTTAGAATGAGGATGATCTTAAGTGGTGACAGGGTAAATACAA